A single genomic interval of Spinacia oleracea cultivar Varoflay chromosome 6, BTI_SOV_V1, whole genome shotgun sequence harbors:
- the LOC110784039 gene encoding auxin response factor 3 has protein sequence MMGVLIDLNTVNEDEEDNNSNISNNNYNYQNTLQNHLQNSSSSVCMELWHACAGPLISLPKKGNLVVYLPQGHLEEHHQQNNLPGFDFSRGINSNNHNFDSHQSNIPPHVFCRVLDVKLHAEVATDEVYAQVSLIPESQIEEKLKESEADIEGDEEDFEDLVKSTTPHMFCKTLTASDTSTHGGFSVPRRAAEDCFPPLDYKQQRPSQELVAKDLHGLEWRFRHIYRGQPRRHLLTTGWSAFVNKKKLVSGDAVLFLRGDDGELRLGIRRAVQLKGSGSFPALPTRPMSNNSVSAALDAVSSGRVFNVCYNPRASSSEFVVPIRRFLKSLDTSFNVGMRFKMRFEAEDAGERRYTGVVTGMAELDPVRWPGSKWRCLMVRWDDVEVNRHGRVSPWEIELTGSFPSPSSIMASGLKRSRIGLPLSKPEFPIPSGVGMADFGESMGFRKVLQGQEKLGCRSACDGNDNPHLPPSDPGRRFHSSVPPGEFGRTAKGGIGFRESFRFQKVLQGQEIHHLSPAHLDGLTSSLNRGGHEGCGGPLEIYEGVQVPNSCGTGWLKAQVSSPSSILMFPHPSIQQQARSSFRPPMSQPRLMNYSGVPAAYNFLSKASDELVPSGKASCRLFGFSLTEGEHDHRVDNERKHSNSFQPPESSFWPLVEGQPCYKSPSVNKVGSNCPGTNDLYAVRDMLLDIAL, from the exons ATGATGGGTGTCTTAATTGACTTAAACACTGTcaatgaagatgaagaagataaCAACAGCAACATCAGCAACAACAACTACAATTACCAAAACACTCTCCAAAATCATCTTCAAAATTCTTCATCATCTGTTTGTATGGAGCTATGGCATGCTTGTGCTGGCCCACTCATCTCTTTGCCTAAGAAGGGTAATTTGGTAGTTTACTTGCCTCAAGGTCACCTTGAAGAACATCACCAACAAAATAATTTGCCTGGTTTTGATTTTTCTCGTGGGATTAACAGTAACAATCATAATTTTGATTCCCACCAAAGCAATATTCCTCCTCACGTGTTCTGTCGAGTTCTTGATGTCAAGCTTCAT GCGGAAGTGGCAACAGATGAGGTTTATGCTCAAGTTTCTCTAATCCCAGAAAGCCAG ATTGAGGAGAAATTGAAAGAGAGTGAGGCTGATATTGAGGGAGATGAAGAGGATTTTGAGGACCTTGTCAAATCTACAACACCACATATGTTCTGCAAGACTCTTACCGCCTCGGATACCAGCACACATGGTGGATTTTCTGTCCCTCGCCGTGCTGCAGAGGACTGCTTCCCTCCCCTG GATTACAAGCAGCAGAGGCCATCTCAGGAGCTGGTTGCAAAAGATCTGCATGGATTAGAATGGAGGTTTAGGCACATTTACAGAG GCCAGCCGCGGAGGCATTTGCTTACTACAGGATGGAGTGCTTTTGTGAACAAGAAGAAGCTAGTCTCTGGAGATGCGGTGCTCTTCCTCAG AGGTGACGATGGAGAGTTGAGGCTAGGAATCCGAAGAGCAGTTCAGCTAAAAGGATCAGGCTCTTTTCCTGCTCTCCCCACTAGACCAATGAGCAATAATAGTGTATCGGCTGCACTTGATGCCGTTTCTTCTGGACGTGTTTTCAATGTCTGCTATAACCCAAG GGCAAGTTCGTCTGAGTTCGTCGTACCAATCCGGAGGTTCTTGAAGAGTTTGGATACTTCTTTTAATGTGGGAATGAGGTTCAAAATGCGTTTCGAGGCAGAAGATGCTGGTGAAAGAAG GTATACTGGAGTGGTCACCGGTATGGCTGAGTTGGATCCGGTTAGATGGCCTGGTTCGAAATGGAGATGCTTAATG GTAAGGTGGGATGATGTAGAGGTTAACCGCCATGGCAGGGTCTCTCCATGGGAGATTGAACTAACTGGTTCATTTCCAAGTCCCAGCAGCATAATGGCCTCTGGTCTAAAAAGGAGCAGAATTGGTTTGCCATTATCAAAACCAGAATTTCCGATTCCAA GTGGAGTTGGAATGGCAGACTTCGGAGAATCCATGGGATTCCGGAAGGTCTTGCAAGGTCAAGAAAAATTAGGTTGTCGTTCAGCCTGTGATGGGAATGACAACCCACATCTCCCCCCATCTGATCCAGGAAGACGCTTCCACAGCTCCGTTCCTCCAGGAGAATTTGGGAGGACTGCCAAAGGCGGCATAGGCTTCAGGGAATCATTCCGATTCCAAAAGGTCTTGCAAGGTCAAGAAATACATCATCTAAGTCCGGCTCATTTAGATGGTTTAACATCATCACTCAACCGGGGTGGTCATGAGGGTTGTGGTGGACCCCTTGAAATTTACGAGGGAGTGCAGGTGCCAAACTCATGTGGAACCGGATGGTTAAAGGCACAAGTATCTTCACCATCCTCGATATTAATGTTCCCACATCCAAGCATTCAACAGCAAGCTAGGAGCAGCTTCAGACCGCCCATGTCCCAACCCAGGTTGATGAATTATTCCGGTGTTCCTGCTGCATACAATTTTCTGTCAAAAGCCAGTGATGAGTTGGTTCCCTCTGGTAAAGCCAGCTGCAGGTTGTTTGGTTTTTCTTTGACCGAGGGGGAACACGATCACAGGGTGGATAATGAGAGAAAACATAGTAACTCGTTTCAACCTCCCGAGAGTTCGTTTTGGCCTCTCGTTGAAGGACAGCCATGTTACAAGTCTCCTTCTGTGAACAAAGTTGGCAGCAATTGTCCTGGAACAAACGATCTATATGCTGTAAGGGATATGCTCCTTGATATCGCCCTTTAA